One window of Desulfarculus baarsii DSM 2075 genomic DNA carries:
- a CDS encoding heparinase II/III domain-containing protein: MKRFDLDSVFKRLARNATAAKVAEELAGDRAVERLLRQCGYAGRPEGLAARLEMELPLALPLAADQRQARFFGSLFDGPGLMAQSRREAARLPPRPDAGGPLPAGKLRLSPDEQHRLWPWLSGQIVTRLARAWLIAGEADYLSAVERQMREFHLMSPPLMGPGWVEAAWVATRVVNWLWALRLVGVVSRLEAAVTAQAVVDLRVAGMVLAGALETAAEPGLEQLAPAVALMHLGRSLSFLPESGHWLKLGAESAGPALAAWDRVGPARPTMATATAGQWGALGLWLARKAGLEASGLAEALWPVAACCRAGAPPWGCGQAWGWAPAAEALRLDAGQKPERALAWPANLAALLLGEPELRADRQLDEPLFWLMGHQAVEGLRRLAWAKPPEAIDAPAMGLSSLCLAAGDRRAEALFRTGPRLASDGYQWQAQALAVSFCLDGRPLLLTPGPAFEGPLGPHLRSRQAQNAALLDGARPGGGVVTLEGLEQTETHAFAAASYDGYRHLAGGPILRRRVFLDGRRGLLSVVDQVVAKAQHMLELFFHLPPEVQVQRQEDGMFVIGGAFGVVLMRPDAKAGAELLRGRLDPPLGWLAVRPGSVEPTWVVRVFASVVGQARLTTSFVWGEG, encoded by the coding sequence ATGAAACGTTTCGACCTCGATAGCGTTTTCAAGCGCCTGGCCCGCAACGCCACCGCGGCCAAGGTGGCCGAGGAGTTGGCCGGCGACCGGGCGGTGGAACGGCTGCTTCGCCAATGCGGTTACGCCGGTCGGCCCGAGGGCCTGGCCGCGCGGCTGGAGATGGAGCTGCCCCTGGCCCTGCCTCTGGCCGCCGATCAGCGGCAAGCGCGTTTTTTCGGTTCGCTCTTCGACGGCCCCGGCCTGATGGCCCAGAGCCGGCGTGAGGCCGCGCGCCTGCCACCCCGGCCGGATGCGGGCGGTCCGCTGCCGGCGGGCAAGCTGCGTCTTTCGCCCGACGAGCAACACAGACTCTGGCCCTGGCTGAGCGGCCAGATCGTCACGCGCCTGGCCAGGGCCTGGCTGATCGCGGGCGAGGCGGATTATCTCTCGGCCGTCGAGCGCCAGATGCGCGAATTTCATCTCATGAGCCCGCCGCTGATGGGCCCCGGCTGGGTCGAGGCGGCCTGGGTGGCCACCAGGGTCGTCAACTGGCTGTGGGCCTTGCGCCTGGTGGGCGTGGTCTCGCGGCTGGAGGCGGCGGTGACGGCCCAGGCGGTGGTCGACCTGCGGGTGGCGGGCATGGTCTTGGCCGGAGCCCTGGAGACCGCCGCCGAGCCGGGCCTGGAGCAACTGGCCCCGGCCGTGGCCCTGATGCACCTGGGCCGGTCGCTATCGTTTTTGCCCGAGTCCGGCCACTGGCTCAAGCTGGGGGCGGAAAGCGCCGGCCCGGCCCTGGCCGCCTGGGACCGCGTGGGCCCGGCCCGGCCGACCATGGCCACGGCCACGGCCGGCCAATGGGGGGCGTTGGGCCTGTGGCTGGCTCGCAAGGCTGGCCTGGAGGCGTCGGGCCTGGCCGAGGCCCTGTGGCCGGTGGCCGCCTGCTGCCGGGCTGGCGCGCCGCCCTGGGGTTGCGGCCAGGCCTGGGGTTGGGCCCCGGCGGCCGAGGCGTTGCGCCTGGACGCCGGCCAAAAGCCCGAGCGCGCCCTGGCCTGGCCGGCCAACCTGGCCGCGCTGCTGCTGGGCGAGCCGGAACTGCGCGCCGACCGCCAGTTGGACGAGCCGCTGTTTTGGTTGATGGGCCATCAGGCCGTGGAGGGCCTGCGCCGCCTGGCCTGGGCCAAACCGCCCGAGGCCATCGACGCGCCGGCCATGGGCCTGTCGTCGTTGTGCCTGGCCGCCGGCGACCGCCGCGCCGAGGCGCTCTTTCGCACCGGCCCCAGGCTGGCCAGCGACGGCTATCAGTGGCAGGCCCAGGCCCTGGCCGTCAGTTTTTGCCTGGACGGCCGGCCGCTGCTGTTGACGCCCGGCCCGGCCTTCGAGGGGCCCCTGGGCCCCCATCTGCGCTCGCGCCAGGCGCAGAACGCGGCCCTGCTGGACGGCGCGCGGCCCGGCGGCGGCGTGGTCACCCTGGAGGGCCTGGAGCAAACCGAGACCCACGCCTTTGCCGCGGCCAGCTACGATGGCTATCGCCATCTGGCCGGTGGGCCGATTTTGCGGCGGCGGGTGTTCCTCGACGGCCGACGCGGCCTGCTCAGCGTGGTCGATCAAGTGGTGGCCAAGGCCCAACACATGTTGGAGCTGTTTTTTCACCTGCCGCCGGAGGTGCAGGTCCAGCGTCAGGAAGACGGCATGTTCGTCATTGGCGGGGCCTTTGGCGTGGTGCTGATGCGCCCCGACGCCAAGGCCGGGGCCGAGTTGCTGCGCGGCCGGCTGGACCCGCCGTTGGGCTGGCTGGCCGTGCGGCCGGGCTCGGTGGAGCCGACCTGGGTGGTGCGGGTTTTCGCCTCGGTGGTGGGCCAGGCCCGGCTGACGACCAGCTTTGTCTGGGGTGAGGGCTGA
- a CDS encoding Ppx/GppA phosphatase family protein: MDLGSNTLRLLVAEVDASGWRAVQRAMATPRLGLGLRPGAALDPAAKQAAATAAAAFARQARAAGAQAIALAATQACRVASDGAAFVGHLARELALDQAAVIDGRQEARLSRLGVRSRLDGPAQGLLLADVGGASTEIIDLADEADLGQSLALGAVSLTEACLRSDPPSAAQLADLAHLAREGLAPLAGRRARGLVASAGTAATIAAMAQGHTAYLPEEINNAVVTRAELARHFARLAIMPLAQRRAVLGLEPKRADIILAGMAIFAALMDILKLDRMITMDAGLLEGILLDFAAIQSLEKPSHEA, from the coding sequence ATGGATCTTGGCTCCAACACCCTGCGCCTGCTGGTGGCCGAGGTGGACGCCTCGGGCTGGCGCGCGGTGCAACGGGCCATGGCCACGCCGCGCCTGGGCCTGGGTCTGCGCCCCGGCGCCGCCCTCGATCCCGCCGCCAAACAGGCCGCCGCCACGGCGGCCGCTGCATTTGCGCGCCAGGCCAGGGCCGCCGGGGCCCAAGCCATCGCCTTGGCCGCCACCCAGGCCTGCCGCGTGGCCAGCGACGGCGCGGCCTTCGTGGGCCACCTGGCCCGCGAGCTGGCCCTGGACCAGGCGGCGGTGATCGACGGCCGCCAAGAGGCCCGGCTCTCGCGCCTGGGCGTGCGCAGCCGTCTGGATGGCCCGGCCCAAGGCCTGTTGCTGGCCGACGTCGGCGGGGCCAGCACCGAAATCATCGACCTGGCCGACGAGGCCGACCTCGGCCAGAGCCTGGCCTTGGGCGCGGTGAGCCTCACCGAGGCCTGCCTGCGTTCCGACCCGCCCAGCGCCGCGCAATTGGCCGATCTGGCCCACCTGGCCCGCGAAGGCCTGGCCCCACTGGCCGGCCGCCGGGCGCGAGGCCTGGTGGCCAGCGCCGGCACCGCCGCCACCATCGCGGCCATGGCCCAGGGGCACACGGCCTATCTGCCCGAGGAAATCAACAACGCCGTGGTCACGCGCGCGGAGTTGGCGCGCCACTTCGCGCGCCTGGCGATCATGCCCCTGGCGCAGCGCCGGGCGGTCTTGGGCCTGGAGCCCAAACGCGCCGACATCATCCTGGCCGGCATGGCCATTTTCGCGGCGCTGATGGATATACTGAAATTGGACCGGATGATCACCATGGACGCGGGGCTGTTGGAGGGCATCCTCCTGGATTTCGCGGCCATACAATCCTTGGAGAAGCCGAGCCATGAAGCATGA
- the guaB gene encoding IMP dehydrogenase — protein sequence MKHEITEGLTFDDLLLKPGHSQVLPNEVDTSTRLTRSISLQTPLVSAAMDTVTEADTAITMARHGGLGFIHKNLSLQDQAIEVIKVKKSESGMIVDPITVGPDNTIAQVLELMSRYRVSGVPVVVENRKLVGIITNRDLRFETNLDQKVSEVMTKDRLVTVREGITLEESKAVLHKHRIEKLLVTTDDGTLKGLITIKDIEKVRQYPHASKDELGRLRVGAAVGVGEDGLLRAEKLIEAGVDVLCVDSAHGHSQRVLDTVRELKKAFPSQPVVAGNVATARGAADLIEAGVDAVKVGVGPGSICTTRVVAGVGVPQITAVMEAASVAGPAGVPVIADGGVKFSGDVVKALAAGAQVVMIGSIFAGTEESPGETILYQGRRYKVYRGMGSIDAMKAGSSDRYCQDRNAPESKMVPEGIVGRVPYRGPLSDSILQLVGGLRSGMGYVGASTVELLQKRAEFVRITSAGLRESHVHDVTITKEAPNYRMD from the coding sequence ATGAAGCATGAAATAACCGAAGGCTTGACGTTCGACGATCTTTTGCTCAAACCGGGCCACAGCCAGGTGCTGCCCAACGAAGTCGACACATCCACCAGGCTCACGCGCTCCATCTCGCTACAAACGCCCCTGGTCTCGGCGGCCATGGACACCGTCACCGAGGCCGACACGGCCATCACCATGGCCCGCCACGGCGGCCTGGGCTTCATCCACAAAAACCTGAGCCTCCAAGACCAGGCCATCGAGGTGATCAAGGTCAAAAAGTCCGAATCGGGCATGATCGTCGATCCCATCACCGTGGGGCCGGACAACACCATCGCCCAGGTGCTGGAGCTGATGAGCCGCTACCGGGTCAGCGGCGTGCCGGTGGTGGTCGAAAACCGCAAACTGGTGGGCATCATCACCAACCGCGACTTGCGCTTCGAGACCAACCTGGACCAAAAAGTCTCGGAGGTGATGACCAAGGACCGCCTGGTCACCGTGCGCGAGGGCATCACCTTGGAGGAATCCAAGGCCGTGCTGCACAAGCACCGCATCGAAAAACTCCTGGTCACCACCGACGATGGCACGCTCAAGGGCCTGATCACCATCAAGGATATCGAAAAGGTGCGCCAATACCCCCACGCCTCCAAGGACGAACTGGGCCGGCTGCGGGTGGGCGCGGCGGTGGGCGTGGGCGAGGACGGCCTGCTGCGCGCCGAAAAGCTCATCGAGGCCGGGGTGGATGTGCTCTGCGTGGATTCGGCCCACGGCCACTCCCAGCGCGTGCTCGACACCGTGCGCGAGTTGAAGAAGGCCTTCCCCAGCCAGCCCGTGGTGGCCGGCAACGTGGCCACGGCCCGGGGCGCGGCCGACCTGATCGAGGCCGGGGTCGACGCGGTCAAAGTGGGCGTGGGGCCTGGCTCCATCTGCACCACGCGGGTGGTGGCCGGCGTGGGCGTGCCCCAGATCACGGCGGTGATGGAGGCGGCCTCGGTGGCCGGCCCGGCTGGCGTGCCGGTGATCGCCGACGGCGGGGTCAAGTTCAGCGGCGACGTGGTCAAAGCCCTGGCCGCCGGGGCCCAGGTGGTGATGATCGGCTCGATCTTCGCCGGCACCGAGGAGTCGCCCGGCGAGACGATCCTCTACCAGGGCCGGCGCTACAAGGTCTATCGGGGCATGGGCAGCATCGACGCCATGAAGGCCGGCTCGTCGGACCGCTATTGCCAGGACCGCAACGCCCCCGAGTCCAAGATGGTCCCCGAGGGCATTGTCGGTCGGGTGCCCTATCGCGGGCCGCTGTCCGACAGCATCCTCCAACTGGTGGGGGGCCTGCGCTCGGGCATGGGCTACGTGGGCGCGTCCACGGTGGAGCTTTTGCAAAAGCGCGCCGAGTTCGTGCGCATCACCTCGGCCGGCCTGCGCGAAAGCCACGTCCACGACGTGACCATCACCAAGGAAGCGCCCA